Genomic window (Manduca sexta isolate Smith_Timp_Sample1 chromosome 26, JHU_Msex_v1.0, whole genome shotgun sequence):
tgtaagtctcattgtgttaattaaaatgcccaataagtataattatcctttttatttatatacatatctacagtattataaagctgaagagtttgtttctttgaacgcgctaatctaaggaactactGATTAATTACTAGTTAatagaaaaatcttttaatgttttatatgttaatttataaaacaaagtcccccaccgcATTTGTCTgccgataaaataaaaaacacaacggatttggatgaaatttggtgaggagatagtttaagaccctgagtaGGATAtgggttactttctatcccgggtaaatatatagcgggacttttatgtCGAAAAAGCTATTGCACTCGGGtggagccacgagcaaaagctagttattatataaattactataaagaaTGTAATGGATTTAAATAGATAACGcaggaatattatttatataaatgttaaaacaaatttgtacTAATAATGTTGTATATTATGACTTCTTAAGACTAGTACCTAATTGAATTtgacacattatttaaaaacaaatctcTGTATGTATACTACTTAAAGCCTTGCACCTTGCGTCATCTCGATGTTTAAGTAACGTTATgttataattagttaatatGCCTCGTAATtccattggctacaatgtctattGAAGCGGAACTTAACAGCTTCTGTATACTTacttgcttggcggtagaataCATAATGTCACCTACCCCGGTACACTCCTTGCATACGAGAGACTTACAacctattgtaatttataacttaCGTACGATAAAGCGCCTGCTTGCTTTGATTATACCCGCATATATTTAGGGAATACTATCaacattaaatatgtatgttacaACTCACAAGTTGCGTATTTTattgctaataattattttcgtatttCTTGGGGATACATGCTCTACTAAACCCTCGATTGGTAGGCCTAGAGACAAGGTAGAGTCAAGAAACATAAAAATGCCTTTAGGGTCAAGAGGTGAAGCTAATGAAAAACTGTATGATtctcagtattttattttaacaaaaataacagaGACAAAATCTACAACATTCAAATACCATTAAACATGGACACCAAACGAAAGgtgctaatataaatataaaaatttggaaCATTTGCTTACAGCGCCggataaaatatagaaaatatggaTAGAGCCATGGACATACagtgtaaattataaaacagggCTTATGGGGTAATGTCATTATATACACTTCTTTAGCTTTAAAATCGGGAAATTTacttcttatttgttttaatgataactCTTTCTTTAAGTCTCTTAATATATCTGATAAAACgtctttaaagtttttataccaATGCATCAAACGGGATTTTAGACTTATCTTACATGCTTTGTCTATGCATACGATTTTCCTCTTGTTTGCATAGGGGCGTGAATTGcttgtattgtattttgtacaGTATGAGCTATGATCTTGTTGTTGGTCATGCTTGAGGTCACAATTCCTAGTACAAACCTTTTTGCGTTTGACTAATGAACTTAGAACTGTCGATATAAGTTTGCGGTAGTTGTAGTTATATTCAACACATTTTTTCATCATGGGAGATCCCAATAAACCACCTTTTGAACCTTCTGACGGTTTATTAGTGTTCTTTGCACACGTACCGTTGTTCTTTTCATTATGTTTAGAACATTTGAACATTTTTACATTatcgtaatttaaaattcttaaatacTTTCCATCCTTTTTAACTTCGAAATCAATTCTTTCAGGCGATaccaaaataagtttattagGTTTGGTGCTAGAGACTCTATTACATggacaactttttatttttctaggaACTTTCTGAGGTTGTGTACAATTATTGCCACTATTTCTTGTTAACTGCAAATTATCCGCGGCACTATATGATGTTTTATCTATAGATAGTTCtggaatataattttgaaaatttgtcCGAACGCGATCTGTtccacttttaaaaatatgtatattgcatttttttttcttaaggttatcatcattaatttgtatttttgcaTTCCGTTTTCGTGCATAGggcttaataatttttacaccTTTTTTAACATCATTAGCTTTGCCGTCAGCGtctagtatttttaaacaaactccACCTTTTTTCTGATTAACTTGAATCTGTTTTAATATGGATTCATGTTGTATATTACTGGTTTTTAAGTCTTTGTGTTTAGAATCATTactatcttttatatttaatcccATGGCTTTTGAtataattgtcttttttttataacatggtTCACAAGTACATCGTTTAATTCGTTCTGATAACTTTTTTAGCTTTTTACATACACATAATTTTGATCTGAGAGAAAATATTTGGTCTTTATTACTGTTTTCCTTCGTGATATAATCAtgtggaaattttattattttaaattcattacaaATCGGCGGTTTTACAGTAGTACTATGTGTAGACTGCTGGCTTGTGCAagtcttttttttgtttacttgtgacggtgtaaaattattttcggtgACACAGAAATGTGTATCACAATTGTTTATATTAGTAGTTATGTTATCGCTACGCCGTTTTTCAACCGGCCTTTCATCAAATCCATTAATACGATGATCCACAGATCTAATCTGGTTTAAACGAACGGCATTAAGATGAACTTTCATTTTTTTccataatgttaatttttttccagTTACACAGAAATTACTCGAAAGCAGTGCGGTATGTAATTCATTATTTccgtttaaaaatgtattcgtgCATAGAATATTTTTCGATCTTGGGCAATGTTTTTGGGTGgttacattttttcttttacttttctTTTCCATAAAGCggtcaatattattttccaaaaatctTTTTCTTATCTCCATGCTAtcgtacttatattttaatgtatggtaTTTATTACTACATGATGTTAAGGTAGTATCTGAAGATTTAGAAATTTCCCCAGTTTCAAATAAAGGTTCATCTTGTGTTAAAGTAGATTTTTCTTTCAATTGATCACTTCTTGTAGTATGTTTTGCCGTTGCCCGTCGCTTTATCATATTAGTGAATGCGGTATCACCAACCATGTAGTATACATTCATTGGAGATTGGGAATTCAATTCCTGTTTTTTACAATTGATTATCGTTTTTGACTTTAAATTACAATCACTCGCAGTGTTTCTAGCGCCACATTCTTTCTTATAATTCGGTTTATAGGTTTCCAATGAAAAAGTGACTTTCATTTTTGGCCTCTTTTGAtgtgtttttgaataaatattagatttGATTGTTACTTTCGTAGGAATATTATCTATGCGCTgtgttaatttataacaaagatttttcaaaTCTTTAAGTTTTCGAggttttttattgacattttttttctttgtgtataAAGTACTTGATGATTTTGAAACTACACAGAGGTTTCTCGATGGCAAATTATCCTTATCATATTccactgaatattttttatgtcttttagGCATTATGGGTCTACTtctataatatcaaaattatattcttgCAACGGATCACATACATTTTTCtctttgtatattaaatatttacttgtaaTTTGTCATATAAATATCTCTGCTAAAATTTGCGTCATATAATAGATGTTGTGTTTCTAGAAAATTGTTGCATAACCTAGattcttataaaatatctgAAACAGATTACATAGATTATTTAATAGCACGATACTTatacaaagtaatatattattatgcaagGGGTACAGCCAAAGTAGTTCATTTTACTAACAGTTCGGATAAACCGGCTGAATCAAGCCTATACAACGAAAAACCGACCTAAATAGATAATTTTGCTCCTGCGTTTCTCACGGTCTGTGAGTTGTCGCTTCATCTAAGGCTCTGCGACATGCTCATTCCTATACCAAGTCTGTTCTTTGCTGTCGGTGATCATTTACTCCCCGCCATTGAATGACTATTTAATAGTCGTTTTTCTTactgatttcttaagtttacgcaaATATTCGAAAGccaattgcaaataaaatataaaaaacttcgATAAAAtaggaaaactaattttatatcgATGTCGATTATCTgcgatgtaattttttttttaattattattgtaaaccaATCTAAATACCTGGAGTAAAAAAGGCGGGAAACCACATAGCTTACCAATAGGTAAACTTTCCGTATTATTATAAAGTCTCGAATTAAACTACTAGTAACAAGAACTTTTAGTGTAAATATAGCTACTCGTGACGCAATGTCAGAGACAATCATAGAGAATGTCAGGAattcataaacaaatatcataaaattattcaaaaagaataaatactatattatatagaagCATCTTATTATAAGTCTGTTCGGGGCGgaagcgcagcgttggacgcCCACCTACAAGGTATATATCTGATAAAGGGCACAGAATcttgctggatgcaggccgaAGCTTACAAGTTGGTCTTTAATCTTCAGGGAAAGTCTATGTTAGCCGTAGGCTCCCAAGAGTTGATAATGAGGATGACGGTACAGTGTGTAAAGCTCGTTCGGCTGGGGTGGATCTAAAAACTGAGGCGATTTAAAGAATCTTATTTGAGACTGAAAGAACCAAACATCGATAGTACCGACTATATTCATTATTCGCCTTTACAAATTACTTAGTGAAAAATTTGCATACTAATAGAGGTACCAAAGATCTACATACAATACTCATtgacattttaaacatttaatacacTTCCATTAACAAACactgtatgtaatatttttattcgaagaaaataaaaatgcattcaatTCTGCCGAGATTACCTAAGTATCTATGAAACTTATAGGAAgtgttgtatttaaattaacatcatCCGTTGTAGCTTCGACGACGTAATGTTTTGTTGGGTTATTATTTCTTGTTTCTTTATATTCTATAATCGTATAATCATAGCTAAGTACGGTAGCGTCTTCAATTAATTTAACAGTAGAAATAGTTTCgtttaaatctataaatgttACGTCAGATTTATTATATGTGCTGTTCTCAGCATCTTGGATAAATTGCGCCATGTcaaaaactatataattttcatttccaTGTGCAATTACTTGTAAATTCAAATCTTTCTTCTCAGCCTCATTTGTAATGAAAGTAGTATAatcttcatttatatttatcgtATATTCGCGATGttctatcattttatttttgaccaAATAATCACTGTAATCaacttctttattttttctaataactGTCCAAGGCAGTTGTATACCGATCAATTCAAGAACATGTTCTATCCAATCTGTGTAATTAACTATGAAAAACACACCAAGGACCATAACTATGATAAAAGTGCAACCACAACTTGAAGGAGTTGTTCTGGGAGACCATCCTGCGTGGTTAAATGATGTGCAAATTTTTTTGGAACAACATTTTGCTATACACATTGGTATTAGAGCAAACAGGTGAACAATAGTAGTTACGTAGCTAATAACAGCTTGTATAATAAGTCTGATTACATCTTCTGCGGCGTAAAGAACTGTTATCGAAAGCCGCGTAAGAGTTTCGGCAGCACATATGATAGGAATGTATATGGCGTAGCacatactactttttatcttttAACTGACAAATATTTGGACGCATGAAATCGAGGCTGCTCTCAATCCTGGTAGGATTTTTTGTATCTTTCcactttttcaatttttttaataattctttaaaaatatttgtttacatgtCGTATTTGACAGATTCACATCTTTGGATTGACAtaacttatttttcttttattgaatGCAAAGGAAATAGTTACGACCTTTTGAGAAAATGGAGCACGAATTGCGTGAAGAATGGCAGCACACTAGGctttttccatatatattataattctctttgctaggcctaataatttatctttaactTTTACGCCAATTATTTTCTTCTTCATAAACTTTGATTGCTTAAAAAGGCTACGTGTGCCTTTTACAATTATGAATTATGATACAATAATACTGATTCAAGCCATCCCCGTGATTCGTaggtattaacaaatatatgcaatttttaaaactacatcTAAATAATATCAAGTTTTAAcgtgttatattattaagagaaacgcattaaatcattattatataattatcataatcaaAGAACGATACATTGCAATTTTGCTGTTTAATTTAATGCAAAATAGTAAAGCACTGTTGTCCAGTTGTTGTTAGATGTCGTCTCGATGTCATCCCGAAGGAACAGCCTTCCTGGAGTAGTGTTAGAGTCATATTCCGTATCGTTTCTAGAACATTCGGTGATATCGCCGGGCGTGGGGACGAATCTATGAGCTAATACCTTGGCTTTAGTGTAGCCGAGGCTATAGAAGATCTTGTCTAGTACCCCTGTTGCTCTGAATATGAAGAAGAGGATGACTATAGCCAAAGCAGACATAAGACAGTCACACGTCCCGCCTCTGTTGACCGGGCAGGGACCACCTCCCCCGCACATGAAGCATTTTAGGCGCGCAGTGAGTAGGAACACCACGCATATCGGTATGAGCGATATCATCTGCAGTATAAACGATATGAAGTTGTACATCGTCTGCAGGACCATTCTAATGACGTTCTCAATCATGAGAATGACGGTCATGAAGACCCGGACCAACATTTGTATGCCACATATTGCTGTTTGTAAGAGCGCGTGTACTGTTCGACACATGTTTCAGGAGTGACctgcaaaatattttgcatattaaatcttaaattattatatattttttttgctttgaatgacgagacgagcttgctgttcgcctgatggtaagcgatacgaccacccttAAACAGTAAAAACCCCATCCagcactttgaattacaatgtattgtttggtattccactacgctcgccatcctgagacatgggatgtaaagtcttattatgtccagtagttacatgggctacaatgtccttccaaCTGGAAGAAAACAGTGACTGCACAATGCTGTttgcagcagaaatagac
Coding sequences:
- the LOC115452568 gene encoding uncharacterized protein LOC115452568, whose amino-acid sequence is MCRTVHALLQTAICGIQMLVRVFMTVILMIENVIRMVLQTMYNFISFILQMISLIPICVVFLLTARLKCFMCGGGGPCPVNRGGTCDCLMSALAIVILFFIFRATGVLDKIFYSLGYTKAKVLAHRFVPTPGDITECSRNDTEYDSNTTPGRLFLRDDIETTSNNNWTTVLYYFALN
- the LOC119190803 gene encoding uncharacterized protein LOC119190803, with the translated sequence MPKRHKKYSVEYDKDNLPSRNLCVVSKSSSTLYTKKKNVNKKPRKLKDLKNLCYKLTQRIDNIPTKVTIKSNIYSKTHQKRPKMKVTFSLETYKPNYKKECGARNTASDCNLKSKTIINCKKQELNSQSPMNVYYMVGDTAFTNMIKRRATAKHTTRSDQLKEKSTLTQDEPLFETGEISKSSDTTLTSCSNKYHTLKYKYDSMEIRKRFLENNIDRFMEKKSKRKNVTTQKHCPRSKNILCTNTFLNGNNELHTALLSSNFCVTGKKLTLWKKMKVHLNAVRLNQIRSVDHRINGFDERPVEKRRSDNITTNINNCDTHFCVTENNFTPSQVNKKKTCTSQQSTHSTTVKPPICNEFKIIKFPHDYITKENSNKDQIFSLRSKLCVCKKLKKLSERIKRCTCEPCYKKKTIISKAMGLNIKDSNDSKHKDLKTSNIQHESILKQIQVNQKKGGVCLKILDADGKANDVKKGVKIIKPYARKRNAKIQINDDNLKKKKCNIHIFKSGTDRVRTNFQNYIPELSIDKTSYSAADNLQLTRNSGNNCTQPQKVPRKIKSCPCNRVSSTKPNKLILVSPERIDFEVKKDGKYLRILNYDNVKMFKCSKHNEKNNGTCAKNTNKPSEGSKGGLLGSPMMKKCVEYNYNYRKLISTVLSSLVKRKKVCTRNCDLKHDQQQDHSSYCTKYNTSNSRPYANKRKIVCIDKACKISLKSRLMHWYKNFKDVLSDILRDLKKELSLKQIRSKFPDFKAKEVYIMTLPHKPCFIIYTVCPWLYPYFLYFIRRCKQMFQIFIFILAPFVWCPCLMVFECCRFCLCYFC